One Aphidius gifuensis isolate YNYX2018 linkage group LG5, ASM1490517v1, whole genome shotgun sequence genomic region harbors:
- the LOC122858507 gene encoding low molecular weight phosphotyrosine protein phosphatase-like translates to MTDKRRVLMICLGNICRSPIAEAVFAHYIKENGLDNYWDIDSAALIGYHTGKSPDNRAMSTLRDKGIKNYNHRARPITKKDFDNFDWIFGMDEDNIEELNQMKPAGCRAKIELLGSYDPNGEIIIRDPYYDNNSAGFVKAYEQCVRSVQAFHQKYKH, encoded by the exons atgacAGATAAACGTAGAGTATTAATGATTTGTTTAG gaAACATTTGTCGTTCTCCAATTGCTGAAGCTGTTTTTGCTCattatattaaagaaaatgGTCTTGATAATTATTGGGATATTGATAGTGCAGCATTAATTGGATATCATACTGGTAAATCACCAGATAATCGTGCAATGTCAACACTGAGAGATAaaggaattaaaaattacaatcatCGTGCTAGACCT ataacaaaaaaagactttgataattttgattggATATTTGGTATGGATGAGGATAACATTGAGGAATTGAATCAAATGAAACCAGCTGGATGTCGAGCCAAGATTGAACTTCTTGGATCTTATGATCCAAATGGTGAAATTATCATTCGTGATCCATATtac gATAACAACAGTGCTGGATTTGTTAAAGCATATGAGCAGTGTGTCAGAAGTGTTCAGgcatttcatcaaaaatacaaacattaa
- the LOC122858503 gene encoding guanine deaminase, with protein MERHTFIGPIIQTNNDGKLIIQKNATLIVEAGKIINVYENIDDDIKKNDDDDDDDEKSNVTYLKEGQFLIPGFIDCHIHAVQMPNIGLGYDEPLLDWLENYTYPLENKYTDLKFSEKVYDAVVKRTLNVGTTTACYFGSLYDDSTFILAEKASKYHQRAFVGKINANVFRDDGYFEETNVSIENTKKFIDNVLSLNDPLVQPIITPRFALSCDMDLLKQLGKLAQEKNLHIQTHVSENLSEIEICKEMFKDCPTYCNVYEKAGLLTNKTVLAHGIYLQDSELDLLKKYKTAVIHCPSSNTYLMSGLCNIQRLISRGVKVGLGTDVAGGSNPSMLDTIRSAITVSNHLAHIHENKPLNYVDLFHLATIGGAKSLGIDDKVGSLTTGKYFDALLIDMNNHHHNGPLDNLIDYTLEQQLQRLIYSGDDRNIYQVFVAGHKVK; from the exons ATGGAGCGACATACTTTTATTGGACCCattattcaaacaaataacgatggtaaattaattattcaaaaaaatgcaACATTGATTGTTGAAGCTGGaaag aTAATTAATgtgtatgaaaatattgatgatgatataaaaaaaaatgatgatgatgatgatgatgatgaaaagaGTAATGTAACATATTTAAAAGAGGgacaatttttaattcctGGTTTTATTGATTGTCATATTCATGCTGTACAAATGCCAAATATTGGACTTGGATATGATGAACCACTTTTAGATTGGCTTGAAAATTACACATATccattggaaaataaatatactgatttaaaattttctgaaAAAGTTTACGATGCTGTTGta aaacgAACATTAAATGTTGGAACAACTACTGCTTGTTACTTTGGTTCACTTTATGACgattcaacatttattttggCAGAAAAAGCATCGAAATATCATCAACGAGCatttgttggaaaaataaatgccAACGTTTTTCGAGATGATGGATATTTTGAAGAAACAAATGTATCTAttgaaaatactaaaaaattcattgacaaTGTTCTCAGTCTTAAt gaTCCTTTGGTTCAGCCAATAATAACACCAAGATTTGCACTTTCTTGTGATATGGATTTACTCAAGCAACTTGGAAAATTagcacaagaaaaaaatcttcatatacaa actCATGTGTCTGAAAATTTAAGTGAAATTGAAATATGCAAAGAAATGTTTAAAGACTGTCCAACATACTGCAATGTTTATGAAAAAGCTGGTTTATTAACAAACAAG ACAGTATTGGCTCATGGAATTTATCTACAAGACAGTGAACTTGATTtgctcaaaaaatataaaacagcgGTAATACATTGTCCATCATCAAACACCTATTTAATGAGTGGTCTTTGTAATATTCAAAGATTAATAAGTAGAGGTGTCAAAGTTGGTTTAGGAACTGATGTTGCTGGTGGAAGTAATCCATCTATGCTAGACACAATAAGATCAGCCATAACTGTATCCAATCATTTGGCAcatattcatgaaaataaaccATTAAACTATGtagatttatttcatttagcAACAATTGGTGGAGCAAAAT cacTTGGAATTGATGACAAAGTTGGAAGTTTAACAActggaaaatattttgatgctcTTTTGATTGACatgaataatcatcatcataatggaccacttgataatttaattgattatacaCTTGAACAACAGCTACAACGTTTAATTTATTCTGGTGatgatagaaatatttatcagGTATTTGTTGCAGGTCacaaagttaaataa